In a genomic window of Helianthus annuus cultivar XRQ/B chromosome 10, HanXRQr2.0-SUNRISE, whole genome shotgun sequence:
- the LOC110885654 gene encoding GATA zinc finger domain-containing protein 14 isoform X2, with protein sequence MMANLMTSALVSSLPQQNVHTSDGPVAILWDMENCRIPSDVCPEDVAGNIRMALRMHPVINGAVNMFSAYGDFNGFSRRLREGCQRTGVKLVDVPNGRKDAADKAILVDMFLFALDNPPPCSIMLISGDVDFSPALHVLGQRGYTVILVIPSRVGVSSALSNAGSYVWDWASVVRGEGFLPSLKSQISENADPINEEEAIVYKGISMTSRPSTENNDMKWVQPGDLAHKITNQEVELGTLPACGAVIAPVTDNKRKWNDSDKASNFSQQQKRANNNNNNRNFNQSSTNQNQGSTQNQGSYLGKQPKCNKCNYHHHGQCTKTCQRCKKVGHMAKDCRAPFPKQQQQQQQQRQQQQQHKGNRKGCFQCGSEDHLKRDCPQQNQNANNSGNDNNTGNHNNNNNNNNNGGNGAHGRAFTIGAGDRMGCFKCGSEDHFKRDCPQQNQNANNSGNDNTTGNDNNNNNNNNGGNGAHGRAFTIGAGDAMNDNNAVTVHMVV encoded by the exons ATGATGGCTAATCTAATGACATCAGCATTAGTATCATCCTTACCTCAACAAAATGTTCACACATCAGACGGTCCAGTTGCTATACTATGGGACATGGAGAATTGTCGTATTCCGAGCGACGTATGCCCCGAAGATGTGGCTGGTAACATCAGAATGGCTTTACGGATGCATCCTGTAATCAATGGGGCCGTTAATATGTTTTCTGCGTATGGAGATTTTAACGGCTTTTCTAGGCGTTTAAGAGAAGGATGCCAAAGGACAGGTGTGAAGCTTGTAGACGTACCAAATGGACGAAAAGACGCTGCTGATAAAGCGATACTAGTGGATATGTTTCTGTTTGCACTTGATAATCCTCCACCGTGTTCCATCATGTTGATTTCGGGTGATGTTGACTTTTCTCCGGCGCTTCATGTTCTTGGTCAACGGGGGTACACTGTGATTCTTGTGATTCCATCTAGGGTTGGTGTTTCGTCTGCTTTGAGTAATGCTGGTAGTTACGTTTGGGACTGGGCTAGCGTGGTTCGTGGTGAAGGCTTTTTGCCATCGTTAAAATCTCAAATAAGTGAAAACGCAGATCCTATAAACGAAGAGGAAGCTATTGTGTATAAAGGGATCTCAATGACATCTCGTCCTTCAACCGAAAACAATGATATGAAGTGGGTACAGCCTGGAGACTTGGCTCACAAGATTACTAATCAGGAAGTTGAACTTGGTACACTACCAGCGTGTGGTGCTGTGATTGCTCCTGTTACCGACAACAAACGCAAGTGGAATGACTCAGACAAGGCCTCTAACTTCAGCCAACAACAGAAGagggccaacaacaacaataacaaccgcAACTTCAACCAGTCTTCTACTAATCAGAACCAAGGCTCTACTCAGAATCAGGGCTCGTACCTTGGCAAACAACCGAAGTGTAACAAATGTAACTACCATCACCATGGGCAGTGCACTAAAACATGTCAGAGATGTAAGAAGGTGGGCCATATGGCGAAAGATTGCAGAGCTCCGTTCCCaaagcagcaacaacaacaacaacaacagaggcaacaacaacaacagcataAGGGTAACCGAAAGGGTTGTTTTCAGTGTGGAAGTGAGGATCACCTCAAAAGGGATTGCCCGCAGCAAAACCAAAACGCCAACAATAGTGGAAACGACAACAACACCGGGAAccacaataacaataacaacaataataacaacggtgGAAATGGTGCTCACGGGAGAGCATTTACGATTGGCGCGGGTGACCGAATGGGTTGTTTTAAGTGTGGAAGTGAGGATCACTTCAAAAGGGATTGCCCGCAGCAAAACCAAAACGCCAACAATAGTGGAAACGACAACACCACCGGGAAcgacaataacaataacaataataacaacggtgGAAATGGTGCTCACGGGAGAGCATTTACGATTGGCGCGGGTGACGCCATGAATGATAACAACGcagtgactg ttcacaTGGTGGTATGA
- the LOC110882481 gene encoding anaphase-promoting complex subunit 1-like, with the protein MKEFDEKTIWTSDLIPLMASYHKGKLQHSLWTAEVINSNLKSGDSFLPDAILSKKFFFRRIWQGKGAQAAASEVFLATDSDATHVISFLLQEQKKLQAVRLQCVEMDNDILYDITNAFSM; encoded by the exons ATGAAGGAATTTGATGAAAAGACAATCTGGACTAGTGATCTTATTCCACTTATGGCATCCTATCATAAAG GAAAGTTACAACATTCGTTATGGACCGCAGAAGTTATAAATTCCAACCTTAAATCAGGGGATTCTTTTCTTCCTGATGCTATATTGTCTAAGAAGTTCTTTTTTCGAAGAATATGGCAAGGGAAAGGGGCACAAGCAGCTGCAAGTGAG GTTTTTTTGGCAACAGATAGTGATGCCACTCATGTTATTTCCTTCCTTCTTCAAGAACAGAAGAAGTTGCAAGCAGTGAGGCTTCAGTGTGTTGAAATGGATAATGATATTCTTTATGATATTACTAATGCATTCTCTATGTAA
- the LOC110885654 gene encoding GATA zinc finger domain-containing protein 14 isoform X1, with the protein MMANLMTSALVSSLPQQNVHTSDGPVAILWDMENCRIPSDVCPEDVAGNIRMALRMHPVINGAVNMFSAYGDFNGFSRRLREGCQRTGVKLVDVPNGRKDAADKAILVDMFLFALDNPPPCSIMLISGDVDFSPALHVLGQRGYTVILVIPSRVGVSSALSNAGSYVWDWASVVRGEGFLPSLKSQISENADPINEEEAIVYKGISMTSRPSTENNDMKWVQPGDLAHKITNQEVELGTLPACGAVIAPVTDNKRKWNDSDKASNFSQQQKRANNNNNNRNFNQSSTNQNQGSTQNQGSYLGKQPKCNKCNYHHHGQCTKTCQRCKKVGHMAKDCRAPFPKQQQQQQQQRQQQQQHKGNRKGCFQCGSEDHLKRDCPQQNQNANNSGNDNNTGNHNNNNNNNNNGGNGAHGRAFTIGAGDRMGCFKCGSEDHFKRDCPQQNQNANNSGNDNTTGNDNNNNNNNNGGNGAHGRAFTIGAGDAMNDNNAVTGTSLHGNLQSGKLEVPWGAPADENF; encoded by the exons ATGATGGCTAATCTAATGACATCAGCATTAGTATCATCCTTACCTCAACAAAATGTTCACACATCAGACGGTCCAGTTGCTATACTATGGGACATGGAGAATTGTCGTATTCCGAGCGACGTATGCCCCGAAGATGTGGCTGGTAACATCAGAATGGCTTTACGGATGCATCCTGTAATCAATGGGGCCGTTAATATGTTTTCTGCGTATGGAGATTTTAACGGCTTTTCTAGGCGTTTAAGAGAAGGATGCCAAAGGACAGGTGTGAAGCTTGTAGACGTACCAAATGGACGAAAAGACGCTGCTGATAAAGCGATACTAGTGGATATGTTTCTGTTTGCACTTGATAATCCTCCACCGTGTTCCATCATGTTGATTTCGGGTGATGTTGACTTTTCTCCGGCGCTTCATGTTCTTGGTCAACGGGGGTACACTGTGATTCTTGTGATTCCATCTAGGGTTGGTGTTTCGTCTGCTTTGAGTAATGCTGGTAGTTACGTTTGGGACTGGGCTAGCGTGGTTCGTGGTGAAGGCTTTTTGCCATCGTTAAAATCTCAAATAAGTGAAAACGCAGATCCTATAAACGAAGAGGAAGCTATTGTGTATAAAGGGATCTCAATGACATCTCGTCCTTCAACCGAAAACAATGATATGAAGTGGGTACAGCCTGGAGACTTGGCTCACAAGATTACTAATCAGGAAGTTGAACTTGGTACACTACCAGCGTGTGGTGCTGTGATTGCTCCTGTTACCGACAACAAACGCAAGTGGAATGACTCAGACAAGGCCTCTAACTTCAGCCAACAACAGAAGagggccaacaacaacaataacaaccgcAACTTCAACCAGTCTTCTACTAATCAGAACCAAGGCTCTACTCAGAATCAGGGCTCGTACCTTGGCAAACAACCGAAGTGTAACAAATGTAACTACCATCACCATGGGCAGTGCACTAAAACATGTCAGAGATGTAAGAAGGTGGGCCATATGGCGAAAGATTGCAGAGCTCCGTTCCCaaagcagcaacaacaacaacaacaacagaggcaacaacaacaacagcataAGGGTAACCGAAAGGGTTGTTTTCAGTGTGGAAGTGAGGATCACCTCAAAAGGGATTGCCCGCAGCAAAACCAAAACGCCAACAATAGTGGAAACGACAACAACACCGGGAAccacaataacaataacaacaataataacaacggtgGAAATGGTGCTCACGGGAGAGCATTTACGATTGGCGCGGGTGACCGAATGGGTTGTTTTAAGTGTGGAAGTGAGGATCACTTCAAAAGGGATTGCCCGCAGCAAAACCAAAACGCCAACAATAGTGGAAACGACAACACCACCGGGAAcgacaataacaataacaataataacaacggtgGAAATGGTGCTCACGGGAGAGCATTTACGATTGGCGCGGGTGACGCCATGAATGATAACAACGcagtgactg GTACATCATTGCATGGGAACTTGCAGTCTGGGAAGCTGGAAGTGCCATGGGGCGCGCCAGCTGATGAGAACTTTTAA